From Fundulus heteroclitus isolate FHET01 chromosome 14, MU-UCD_Fhet_4.1, whole genome shotgun sequence, the proteins below share one genomic window:
- the eif4a1a gene encoding eukaryotic translation initiation factor 4A1A — translation MRTRHCTFNVYKTFLPFFSFFGIMSADYDIRDNGPEGMEPDGIIESNWNQIVDSFDEMNLREALLRGIYAYGFEKPSAIQQRAIMPCIKGYDVIAQAQSGTGKTATFAISILQQIDVEMKATQALVLAPTRELAQQIQKVVLALGDYMGASCYACIGGTNIRSEVQKLQAEAPHIVVGTPGRVFDMLTRKNLSSKNIKMFVLDEADEMLSRGFKDQIYEIFQKLSSNIQVVLLSATMPADVLEVTKKFMREPIRILVKKEELTLEGIRQFYINVEKEEWKLDTLCDLYETLTITQAVIFINTRRKVDWLTEKMHARDFTVSALHGDMDQKERDLIMREFRSGSSRVLITTDLLARGIDVQQVSLVINYDLPTNRENYIHRIGRGGRFGRKGVAINMVTEDDKRTLRDIETFYNTTVEEMPMNVADLI, via the exons ATGAGAACAAGGCATTGTACGTTCAACGTATATAAGACATTTCTgccgtttttttctttctttggaaTAATGTCGGCTGACTATGATATCAG GGATAATGGCCCAGAGGGCATGGAGCCAGATGGCATCATCGAG AGCAACTGGAACCAGATCGTGGACAGTTTCGATGAGATGAACCTGCGCGAAGCTCTCCTCAGGGGAATTTATGCCTATGGTTTTGAGAAGCCATCTGCTATTCAGCAAAGGGCTATTATGCCTTGTATCAAGG GATATGATGTGATCGCTCAGGCCCAGTCTGGCACTGGGAAGACTGCCACTTTTGCCATTTCCATTCTCCAGCAGATTGATGTGGAGATGAAAGCCACTCAGGCTCTGGTTCTGGCTCCTACCCGGGAGCTGGCTCAGCAG ATCCAGAAAGTGGTGCTGGCCCTGGGTGATTACATGGGAGCCAGTTGCTACGCTTGTATTGGAGGCACCAACATTCGCAGTGAGGTTCAGAAGCTGCAGGCGGAAGCTCCCCACATTGTGGTGGGAACCCCTGGCCGCGTCTTCGACATGCTGACACGCAAAAACCTCT CCtccaaaaacatcaaaatgtttgtgCTTGATGAGGCCGATGAAATGCTGAGTCGAGGATTCAAGGACCAAATCTATGAGATCTTCCAGAAATTGTCAAGCAACATACAG GTTGTCCTGCTGTCAGCCACCATGCCTGCAGACGTTTTGGAGGTCACAAAGAAATTCATGCGAGAACCGATCCGGATCCTTGTAAAGAAGGAAGAGTTGACCCTTGAGGGTATCCGCCAGTTCTACATCAATGTGGAGAAAGAG GAGTGGAAGTTGGACACACTGTGCGACTTGTATGAAACCCTGACTATCACACAAGCTGTGATCTTCATCAACACCAGGAGGAAAGTGGATTGGCTCACGGAGAAGATGCATGCCCGAGACTTCACCGTTTCTGCTCTG CATGGAGACATGGACCAGAAGGAGAGGGATCTGATCATGAGGGAGTTCCGTTCTGGTTCCAGTAGAGTCCTTATTACCACTGACCTGCTG GCCAGAGGTATTGATGTTCAGCAGGTGTCCCTGGTCATCAACTATGACCTGCCAACCAACAGAGAAAACTACATCCACAG GATTGGACGTGGGGGTCGCTTTGGCAGAAAAGGAGTAGCCATCAACATGGTGACTGAGGATGACAAACGAACCCTGAGAGATATTGAAACATTCTACAACACCACCGTTGAAGAGATGCCCATGAATGTGGCTGACCTCATCTAG